In Vespa velutina chromosome 14, iVesVel2.1, whole genome shotgun sequence, the genomic stretch GCTAAAAcgtcataaaaatttttatgccaaacaaaataattatttttgttctaatTGCCTCTCAAATTCTTGCTCTCATATTAGGTTAAAGATTGATGGAAACGTGCAAAACTCTTCTAGATATTGTTGTCATTTTTGCAAACGAATGtttcaaaggaaaataagTTTACAAAGTCATTTATTTCACCTTCATGGAAAGGAAATAAGAGTAAATGTCGAAGACgattcattttcaataaatcattCAACTGTTTCATATTCTGGTAcgtcaaagaagaagaaaatgcgaCAGAAGACAATGGTGGAATACATTATACGtcataataaagaagatgCAAAGAAATCATCTGAAAATTTAAACAACTcgaacgttaataacgttttaaCTATAATTAAACAAGAGAATGAATGGGtgggtgatgatgatgaagcgGGCAAGTCGTCGACGGATAAAATAGTTGCCAGTGTACCTCGAACAAGTCAAAAGTCAAATGATAATAGATTACAAAAACAGCCATTTGTTAAAATACACGTCGATTCTAACATGATGAAAGCTCTTTTAGGAATCTCTTGTTTATCTAATGACGACGATTAccttgaaaaatcttttctatataGTAGTAatcgtaatagtaataatcatactaataatagtaataatattaatggtaAGCGTTACGCATTGCgatctttaaataattctatagaAGTAAATAATAGTGAGTCATCCACGATCgtacgtaaaaataatcaaagcgataataaagtaaGAAAACTTTCAAGTATGTGTAAGAAATGTACCATTTCGTTGATAAGATGCGATGATAAATTGTCAACAAGGTCGACTTCGTATTCTTCAAAATTTGCTACGTCGTCTTCTCAGGTTTTACAACCGGTTAATCGTATATTTCGTAAACGTAGATTCTCACAACGGAAAAGTAATGGTAACGAGTCACCTTCCAAAAATTCCTTCTCACGAAGTAATAATtctaaagattttattaaaaacgattCTTCCGTAAGATCTCCACCtgtaaaaattagaaaacgaATTATTAATGGTAAATCAAGCTCGTCTATCACGTTAAATGCGAAGCGTTCTAGCAAGTTTAGATCGAGGCGCAAGAAGCGTTCTGGTCGACGTCGAACGTTACTCAAAAAAGTCAATCTTGATCTAAGAAAGAACGAATctttaaagaaaggaaatcttACGAATCCCAAGAACTCATCGCCACAGAAGGAATCGTATTCTAATGAAATTGGAAATAAACAATCTGCGAATCCTATTGTTGAATTGAAGGAAGTAAAAGTATCTCTGATAAAGTTgccagaaataaaaaaggaattgaTTGTTTCgggaatgaatgaaaatggaaTGGCCAATGTCAACGATAAAACTTTTCCTTGTACAATTTGTGATATGTTATTGACCACAGAGAGATATTTGAAGAGACACATGAAGAAATGTCATACGGCGTACATGTCAAGCATATGCCGAGCACGATATGCCTCGAAACGTCTTTTATTGAAACATTATTTACGAGAACACGACATGTGGGTATGCAAATGTTGCGTTTGTTATCAATTCTTCAGTAGTCGATTATCATTGAAACAACATTTGCTTCTACATTGTATTAGAATAACGTTATCGAAAAACGATCGTCCTCTTTCgagtaaaaatatgaaatgtcATTCCAATGTAAAAAGATACAAGTGCAAGAGAACTGCGTTAAAAATCTTACTGCGGTCACAATCAACGGAACATCAAAACgatcgaaacgaaagaaaaatggaacaTCAAGAGATCGATGATAGTAATCGGAAAAAGCCAAAGGAATATTTACACGTAAGTAGCATTGAGAATCTGACAAATCGAGTTAACGAAAGCAAAGAGAATAATGTCGGTGTACTTGGAAAGGTAAATGATCGGCAACCAGATCAGGCAGTCTCTGTTGAATTAACGAAACCATTCGAAAGTAATAATACCGAAGTTTCTCATTCTAGAAATAATGACTCGATAGAAGAACCAATACCGGATACTCCGTCCGCTGCCGGCGAATCTACCATTTGTAACGAGGATCGGCAAATTGATCTGTTATTGCATACAAATGTGATGCAATcggatgataattataataatgagataACTAAATCGGGAATCGATGCTACAATGAATAAGCAGAAATATCCATGTTCGATTTGTGGGACACAATTTCAGAAGCCAGAAAATTTGTTCCAACATATACGTACCTATGATCACTCCTTCAATAATTTCTGTGAAATATGTGGATTAttcttttcgaagaaaaaaatattgaagacACACAATAATACTACTCACAATTCTGCCATCTGTAGTTTATACACGTTGCATTGTCAATTCTGTAATCAAGGCTTTCGTACTGAAAACAATCTTCGTATACACGAATTGCATTATCATGCAAATACAATAACTATAAACAATGTAAGAGTGACGGAATTTTTGAAAGTTTCCAACTGTGGAATTAATTCATCTTTACCGATGGTCTGCAATATTTGCGGACTATCTTTTAATACCTTTGAACGTTATCAGTTACAttctatgtattattataaaggtCACATATTCCCATGTACATTTTGTGGTAATATATTCCACGGATTGAACATGGTACATCGTCATAACAAACTGTTCCATTATCCTAGAAATAATTCAACGtcttacaaatataaatgttcGATTTGTTACGAAGGTTTTGCAATTGAATCAAATTTTCATGCACATAAGTTGCACGTACATTCGAATAAAGAACATATAGAATCGTCGATTTCAAATCTCGCATTGAACTCTAtgcattataataaaataaataagtctTACATATGTTCCAAATGTAATATCGAATTCTACAGCATAGCGGAACTTATGATACACGTTGAATATTATTCCAATCGTGGCAATTATTTGTGCTTGAAGTGTCCCAGAAAATGTTGTACGTTGTCAATATTAAGCGAACACATTGATCTAACTCACAACGATAACAAATTGATGATCGGCCACAAGTGTGGCATTTGTGGCGAAATTTTAATGTCTGATATTTCGTTCTTATATCATCAAAATCACCTTCATAGTGACGTGGAAGAGCGACAAGTCGTTTCCTTTTcctataaatattctaatacggacttaaatattaataatatcgttgataacgataagtTGATGGTTGTTGATAAAGAACCAGTGGTAATTGTACACGATCCTACTTCCTCTTTTGTTACTttggaaaaatgtaatatctcATGTCCAATATGTGCTgtcaaatttgaaaaagaagtacatttaaagaaacatttagCCGAATATTTAGATTTCGGGGATTATCAATGTAACGAGTGTCAAAGACATTTCGTTAATTCTGACCTATTAAAGAAGCACATTGAAAATCATTTGGCACCGGGCATGCCtcttacgaaatattattgtacCGTTTGTAACGAAAATTGTAAAACTTCTGTCGTTCTCGAATCTCATGTTGCTCATTTACATGCCCGTGTTATATTTAAAGACGTTTCCTCAAAGTCAGTTTAACATAATGCGTTttacaaaatgataatatataatttctaataattccaataaaattaagaaCTTAAATGTGAATGTTTCAAccaagaatttattattttctcttatttttattattaccaagaatttattattttcttttatttttatcgtttttcttcgtttccatGTAAACGCCGTCgtcttaaaaatattcctcataatgtatttttacttatatttaaatgatgttccattaaatatacttacttttttcaaattacttCGTAATCTATATTGTTATACATTCGTTACGTatattttgtcattttatatttaaattagctaatataattgaagttttttttcttttttcgttttttcatcgaaatgtgtctgtcaaagaaataaatgtattttactcGATGCTCAGTTATATGTGTAAGATGTAAATTTTGTCTGCTTAGAAAgtacgtattattaatattttataaatattactatttaatatgaaaaggaaaaaaagaaaaaaaaaaaaaaaaaggaaaaaaagaaaatagctaaaggaaagaataataatgacataTAGATTTGTCATAAATTTGTCAccaaaaatatgttttaaatatcggtttattcgttattttttattaaaaagttttagaCATTGAAAACTCAGTATTGCGAGCTTTATCAAGTAGTATTAATTATCAGTGATAAACATATTTTGCGTAGGCATTTATCAAGAAATTCAAAGAATTcacgatgataatgaaaaaatcatGGCAATACTTAAAAAATCTGCTATTACTACTGATTGAAggaaacaatttattaaaagaaatttaggGTTAAGAGATTATCTTggttattcaataataatgaatcgtttgaaaactttgaattttctttcaatatttttatttttatatccgaCGTTTATCGAATATCACAGATTCATCTGAGagctttaaaaatttatactcCAGCGATatgaaaatacatacataagtatatcaacattaatttataatagttcctttttattttgttgtaattgtaatggaaaaaaaagtaacgttTATATTTAGATGTTGGCGAATTAGATATATCCAAATATTCGATTGTGATAAGTAGTCCTAATAATTagctattatatattatattttaaattaattcacgAGATTAATAGATATAGAAGACGAATGATCAAATTGAATTGACAAAGTCTATCGGATGGAAATTGAATGCAGTGGACCATGACAATAACAATGAACTATTCccttggaagaaaaaaggatcagCGTATCGAacaaatgatgaaaaatatttctgggATAAGAAGAAGTTCATCTCCTAGCTATCTTCACTTTGAACGATGGAGTCTTAATTCTTGTCCTAAAGTACTCTCTAATGCCTGGCAGCCATGGAATTTGCGACGTATACGCGAGACGTTACATTGATTGCGCCCCGAAGCAAATCGTATTCGCAGCTTTGCCGATTCCACCGATCCGTCGAACAATGAACAGCGATGTTGAAATTGATGACGTGCGAGTTTGAATGGAGAACAAACTGATCAACTCCGTCAATGACTTCCCATTTGCTCTGTCAAAGAACATTCTGCGCAGAATTAATCTATTTCTGATCGGTCTAACTTAGTCTTCAAGATTCATCTATCCGTTTAATCTACGATGTGTATTAGAAAAGCGATcgtattataacaattttattttctctgtaTTATCATAagtattatgaattatatgtCAGTTATATAAACATTACATTATAGAGTATAGAAGAATATTGATGATGTACTTTAACGCCCGCGCTATATGAATAGAAAGTAAGACGactgaattaattttataaaaactgatgtttcatagaaaaagaaagggggaaaaaaaacgaaagaaagaaaaaaaaaaaaaacaattaatctCTGACACTTCCgtggaaattatttatatcagcCAATAATTTCACCGTTTCAGCCGATAAGACTAGATAATTTCTgtaaatttatctattatatcataatatgaTCTATATTGGATCTTTACGTTGCAACTTTTTCCTAATGTATCGGttggaaatattcctttttcttttttccttcctacgAAGAACACGCGCATCAAAAAGAGACACGCCACGAATGAGACAGCTGTTACATTAACGGAATAGCAATGTGTTATAACTTTTGAGCTAGAAGATTTCTCAAGCATTCTGGAAACTACTTTTCCgtcattttattccttttttgcGCCAACCATATTTTCGGGCAACACTCGAGTTTATACTTCACATTACGCAGCCCTTGGCTTTATTGAGGTGCAAAGCAGGTAACCGAGAGAAATCACGATTCATGGCACCCTCTcaaccttctttttttttcttctttatcctttctccttcccgttcttcgtctctttcctCCTTAACTCCTTTCAACCCCTTGCCCCCGTCTATTTCCTCTTTCATGCCAACCCTATCCAACTTGagttactcactcactcactcactcctACGATTTACCCTTCTGAAAACGGTTGTTCCTACAGCGAATCTCCCTCTATCACATTCCGATAAGAGCACCACATCTGGAATAGCGAGATTTTTTTTGTCACCCGTTTATCTCATCTTCGAGACGTCGTTAGTTCTTTcgtgaaaagagaagatggaTGATACGTACAAAGGGCCACATCGTTCAAAAACCAGTTTCAACGAGTTTAACCTTCGTCTAGAGTCTTTCAATACCTTCGAAGATTCCCTCGATCTTCTATTACGTGATTGACTTTAAGACAACTTATTTTGCGATTTAATCGTTATGCAATCCAGACTTAAATACAAAGAATAATatagttgaaaatatttttcgtgtttcattttcttaaataacaaattttgatagaaaaatatctatgacatttaattgtattatttttattaattattaccgctcattaaagatatatatatgtatatatacatgatttACGAGAAGTATCCTTGTCAATACGTTTAACATCTTTTTTATCTGATGTAACAATGAGTAATAATTAGTCATTCGATTGATCGTTTAATTTaactaaatattttaattaaatcgaccGAATAAGCTTCATTCGATTTATTctctacataatatatttatagataagtACTCTTATACGAGCTAATAGAGAATCAATGAAAGTAAAGGTTTATCTGTATACATTGGGAACTAAAGATGCAATATGCCTGAACGAATGATCCTAATCTCTATTTAAGATCCATCGAACTAATCAGACCGATTATTGCCAAGAATATGTcctaaattatttcaaatgattaaCTTTGAATTAAACCGATAAAGATTTAATCGcgtcaattataataaattaaatatctgatattaattaatataattggattaaatgaaaaatcgtttGTTTAGTTGATcggaatatttaataaaaatttaagtcGTACACGATTTTACTGAAACGTTCGCATTGTAAAAGTGATTTAGCTAAACCGAATTAAACCGGaccaaagaaaattatacCTGGCCGTAGTAGTTGCAACGAGTGCACGTACTCCTGTTAAACCTTTAATTACTTGTGCGGCTTTAATTTACATAACGAGTATGTTTAGTTCCTCGCTTCTACCAGTAGATATACTCTATCCttgatattattcatttcgtCTAACGATTCATTAAAATGACATGCacttaaaattatctttaataaaaattcacgaTAGCActaatattaaaatctttcaaatcAAATACCCTTTAAGATCTTATACTTGTGATAGAAATTTATTCAGAATTTAAGAAGTTTAATTTACGTTCATGGAACCCTTTATGAATCGTTACTaatgaatcattttattacaCTCGCCATATTTAATGCTTTTATCTACCGTTGAAACCGGAGCATGACGCGACATAACGTTTCAGTAATCTAACTCAATAAATGTCGTATACTAGTGAATCGATGATTTTGGTTGATAAGTTAGGaatttattctataaatttaGTACTTTCTCACTAATAAAAGATGGCGTACGATAGTAGCTAttgataaatgttatttatttttattattaatcaaagaaagaaactttttaatagAGATAAAGGACCATCCGATGGAATGAAttcgatagatttttttttgtttttgttttaataattttttaattacaaaatataatatttttcatagaataaaatagttagtcttacaaatttgtttttacaGATTTGCAAATAAATTGTGGATTAAGtgttatattttgaaattattaataaaagtgtCATTTTTTCCTGGCATAACATATAaattagaatgaaagaagCTATTTACCGGATTATTacgttttcccttttttttttttttctttttttttttttttctttttttttcttttttcttcttctttaagtTTGAAGCTTTACTCGTTAAATCTTGTCCGCTTAGGATCGTGTGTACAAAATGGGAGCGAGTTCTAACTGGTTGTAAGAGGGGTAGAGAGTCGTGGTGGTTTCACCGTGTTGGAATGAAAGCTTTTCGTGGCTGTAGTTTGATACTACCATCCTTAGGGTTCTCGAGGCTTACTAAGTTCTCGCTCTCTAACTTCGTCCACGGAGAAACCGTTCCTCGTAACTTCAGAATGCCTAGTGTTTCTCCATTCGAGAGAACAGGTCGCGATTTAAATAGCAATGTCCcttcatttgtaatatatataaatatattctttactattaacgaaatataaatattttacgagatagaataaattagatattatataaatcgtttgaaaattaacaaatacaaattcattatcaaattgacgagaaatttttcatttcaataataccgatcacatatatatatatatatatatatatatatatcaagtatTGATAGATCTAATCGTAAAAGTTGTGAATTTTGTAACCTTCGAACTAACTTACACATCCAATTTCTCTGCCGCaagatctcttttctctctctacctccctCCATCCCTGTCCCCTTATTTTTCATCATCTTACAGTCAGTCTAAGACAGATCAAAGCTTTATATTGCCGGGGAACTAGTTTGCAGTAAACGTAAAAAGGAAGTTCGCTTTTCTCAAGTAGTCGTTATTGGATAAACGTAAACTACAAGTAAGGATTCGAAAGTTGCACGTTgccaaagaaaaagtataactCGAAGCTGCTTACTTTCGTTTCGAAGCTCTGTATTCCTTTTTCGAGTCGACGAAATCCACATCCGGCTGAGAATCCTGGATTGCAAGCACATTATAGAACATAAAAGGTACCCGTAGGTCGCATAAGGCATCGTCAGAAACTCGTTAGCAATATCGCCTCGGGTTTTACTGATAGCTCCGAGGGATTCGTTACTCTTTTATCGTCAAATTGCATCGATATTTCGTATCGAACGTTACATATATCATCGTTAGTTAAATCGTTTACCATTATCTTTagtttatcattaattattttattttcatttattcttaattgttttttcctttttttcttcttattcttttcttgtttttaatctttttaattttgtatcaAGCATTCGTCATAAAATTTCGATCACGTTACTCATCgaacaatttataattcatgAATTTATCACTGTGATATCATTATATCCCAATTTTTCCATTGACAATCACTTGTCCTTTTAATGACTTCGAAGAATGAACGTCGATTATCATCAgtgtctttttcattttcaatcgaCGGAAATGGAGTTGTTTCGTACGTGTCAAGGACGacctgaaaaagaaagaccgTACTGTACGAAGCGAAATGGAGCgagaaaaatttgtcgaaCGAGAAAACGAAGTAACTATCGAAGCAatgagacgaaagaaaaagaagaattgggGTAGCCGCATTCCCGAGAAATAAATCACCACTTTTTCGTACGGACCATTTCTCAAAGTTCTCGTAGGGCCAATACAAGAGAGTGATACGATATCCCCATGTctaggtaaaaagaaagaaagaaagaaacacgcTCATGACTGTCCAATGTTTATCGCATTCCAAACTATTTGagaattaaaatgatacttttttttttttctttttttttttctttttctatataaaagtaaCAACAAGGATCTAGGTATAATTTTACGATGTagttgtaaaataaaatttatcattcatttctcttctttttttattcgcaataaattttctacttctatataaattttggaATACGTTCATCGTAAAGAACATCAATATTGATACAAATGGGGAATTAGATTTTCGAAATGGTCGTAGAAACCTTAAATTTCAAGCAGCAATATCAGCGGAATCACTTTTCCAACGTTCTCGTATTTACTAGTGCCAGACCAAATTGCGCATTTTCCACGAGCAACCTTCTCTATCCTATCTTCTCCCCTCTAAACCTTGGTAAGAGAAATGGCCAGAGTTATATCTTGGTCGCAACGTGGATGCGTACGTCTTCttgaaaatacatacatatatatatatatatatatatatacatacatatgtatgtttgtatcgAGGATGAGAAGGTGAGAGAGAGGtcgggagagaaagaaatagagagagagagagagagagagagagagaaagagaaagagtcttgtcggttttatttgtttgttttcgaAGGAGCCTCAcggaaatatatttcaatgtcgTTTCTTGTCATCAAAATGTTGTTCAGTACGAAACCACTCTCCGTCGAGTTCACAACGTGCGCGTACGTCTCTCATATTTTGCGTATTTTCAATATGTGCATATTAAAGGCGTGTACCGAAAAATAGATACAAGTGAAAACGCTTCAAGACTAAACAACGTCTTTCGTCTTGAGAAATTGAAAGTTGCCAACAGATTTAGTGATGTGAacgtgataaaatatatatatatatacataagattTTTCGTACATCATGTCTTGTATTTGTGCGTTAGGATTTAGAAATGATAACGTTTGATTTTTAGAAACGTTTcacgtaatattaaatacaaaaattgtctttcctaatttattttctcttcttcttttttttacttaattacGTATATTTAGCATAAGAACAAGATTTAAGATTTTCGAAAGGATCAAAATTTGTACTTACGTAAACGCggaatcgttattttcattcgtgCACCTTCATTCACATCACGTTTCTCTTATTTGTTTGCTTTTATATCGTTGACAATGAAATACTTGTTTCACGTCAAATAAAATGGATCGAAAACTATATTCATCTGAGTTTTGATCAATATCAGTGCAGAAACTTCTCGAATTACAATGCTTGTGTTGGTAGGAGTAGGAGAGGGGGAAGATATCGATCCTTACCAATGAGgtgaattaaaagagaaaaagagagtacgtataatgaaatctttgaaagagaaaaaaggacaaagaaaaaaaaaaaagaaagagaaaaaggaaaagaaaaaactaaaaatatacaattacaCATAAAATTATAGCTTTGCCGTAAGCATTATGAACTAATATATTATCAGCAACTACGTCAATGGATTTTTGTTACAGGTGCAACCCGTACTACATACTCAACTCGAGTTGAGTTATGAACCAATATCCTTGGATGTAAGTGGATGTCGTATATGGTCGTAGTATTATACGTACAACATGGACTGTGCTTGGCACGATCTTAATGACTCTTAATCTCAAGTACCAACGGCGATATTGAGAAATGCAATACTAAAGTGTAATATGGCaagttgatatatttataatatatttcttcgtaGCATTctgacaaaatattttttatcgagatacaattttaagaaaattatagaaatgtaACGTTAGACTTATGAATTGGATATCTCATGACTTGATACAATgcacaaaattaaattaaaaaattgcaatttcatatcgtaataaatttcttcgtaTTAGTTTCAACATTAGTACAATTCTTTTCTTGGATATTAAGTAATTTTCTATGATTCTCAAGTACATTATTGGGCCGAGCAATTTCTATGGAGGTAATACagatggaagaaaattttcattcgaattacAATCCAATATTGTGTTGAGCTGCGTCGAGAAGAAGTATTTCTCTCATGAGGTATGTGCTTTACCGACTCTGATATCTATActggtaaaaaaaagaacgaacacgcatatttttttttttttccaaaagtaTCTAACtgattatcaaataaattcatGCTTTTACTtctattacttatttatcatTCGTTAATGTCACTATCATTTCGTGATAATACattcagaaagaaaatagaaataatttaatataagacATTTACGAGAAAGATGATAGTGATGGAGTGGAATTATTTCAGTGAATATCGTTCTGATCATCCATCTTGGTTGTTACTTTGTTATGTCGATGTTTACATCGACTCGTTCATGATATCActctcgaataaaataatcggTTTATTTGCGTTTCCTGTACTTTCAAAGGAGAATCGTATCGTAACCGAAgccattaaaatataatattgtccGGATTTTCTCTCATTGTAcgatacaaatgtatataatatatatatatatatatatatatatatatatatatatatatatatatatatatatatatatatatactgattaTTCGCCGAACTGTAAGGAATCGTGGGTATCAAGTAAATTCAAGATCAATA encodes the following:
- the LOC124954216 gene encoding zinc finger protein 423-like isoform X2, producing MARVREFKRSLDAVNTNIDFKDLTRFSTEGNLIKQEPCDRNDVDSYDTCTPTIIESEDINSINIIENNISPKENICTQTESLCNITTNQIQKKSSSMDHAETGNIKCIQKKKDILVIDEKNENKKALRKSNDIKRFNKKQRRDMRITKEKKNAIYCEICSLSYDNLNQLKRHKNFYAKQNNYFCSNCLSNSCSHIRLKIDGNVQNSSRYCCHFCKRMFQRKISLQSHLFHLHGKEIRVNVEDDSFSINHSTVSYSGTSKKKKMRQKTMVEYIIRHNKEDAKKSSENLNNSNVNNVLTIIKQENEWVGDDDEAGKSSTDKIVASVPRTSQKSNDNRLQKQPFVKIHVDSNMMKALLGISCLSNDDDYLEKSFLYSSNRNSNNHTNNSNNINGKRYALRSLNNSIEVNNSESSTIVRKNNQSDNKVRKLSSMCKKCTISLIRCDDKLSTRSTSYSSKFATSSSQVLQPVNRIFRKRRFSQRKSNGNESPSKNSFSRSNNSKDFIKNDSSVRSPPVKIRKRIINGKSSSSITLNAKRSSKFRSRRKKRSGRRRTLLKKVNLDLRKNESLKKGNLTNPKNSSPQKESYSNEIGNKQSANPIVELKEVKVSLIKLPEIKKELIVSGMNENGMANVNDKTFPCTICDMLLTTERYLKRHMKKCHTAYMSSICRARYASKRLLLKHYLREHDMWVCKCCVCYQFFSSRLSLKQHLLLHCIRITLSKNDRPLSSKNMKCHSNVKRYKCKRTALKILLRSQSTEHQNDRNERKMEHQEIDDSNRKKPKEYLHVSSIENLTNRVNESKENNVGVLGKVNDRQPDQAVSVELTKPFESNNTEVSHSRNNDSIEEPIPDTPSAAGESTICNEDRQIDLLLHTNVMQSDDNYNNEITKSGIDATMNKQKYPCSICGTQFQKPENLFQHIRTYDHSFNNFCEICGLFFSKKKILKTHNNTTHNSAICSLYTLHCQFCNQGFRTENNLRIHELHYHANTITINNVRVTEFLKVSNCGINSSLPMVCNICGLSFNTFERYQLHSMYYYKGHIFPCTFCGNIFHGLNMVHRHNKLFHYPRNNSTSYKYKCSICYEGFAIESNFHAHKLHVHSNKEHIESSISNLALNSMHYNKINKSYICSKCNIEFYSIAELMIHVEYYSNRGNYLCLKCPRKCCTLSILSEHIDLTHNDNKLMIGHKCGICGEILMSDISFLYHQNHLHSDVEERQVVSFSYKYSNTDLNINNIVDNDKLMVVDKEPVVIVHDPTSSFVTLEKCNISCPICAVKFEKEVHLKKHLAEYLDFGDYQCNECQRHFVNSDLLKKHIENHLAPGMPLTKYYCTVCNENCKTSVVLESHVAHLHARVIFKDVSSKSV
- the LOC124954216 gene encoding putative uncharacterized protein DDB_G0291812 isoform X1, with product MISHRNTRFNMLFKRISYPNMARVREFKRSLDAVNTNIDFKDLTRFSTEGNLIKQEPCDRNDVDSYDTCTPTIIESEDINSINIIENNISPKENICTQTESLCNITTNQIQKKSSSMDHAETGNIKCIQKKKDILVIDEKNENKKALRKSNDIKRFNKKQRRDMRITKEKKNAIYCEICSLSYDNLNQLKRHKNFYAKQNNYFCSNCLSNSCSHIRLKIDGNVQNSSRYCCHFCKRMFQRKISLQSHLFHLHGKEIRVNVEDDSFSINHSTVSYSGTSKKKKMRQKTMVEYIIRHNKEDAKKSSENLNNSNVNNVLTIIKQENEWVGDDDEAGKSSTDKIVASVPRTSQKSNDNRLQKQPFVKIHVDSNMMKALLGISCLSNDDDYLEKSFLYSSNRNSNNHTNNSNNINGKRYALRSLNNSIEVNNSESSTIVRKNNQSDNKVRKLSSMCKKCTISLIRCDDKLSTRSTSYSSKFATSSSQVLQPVNRIFRKRRFSQRKSNGNESPSKNSFSRSNNSKDFIKNDSSVRSPPVKIRKRIINGKSSSSITLNAKRSSKFRSRRKKRSGRRRTLLKKVNLDLRKNESLKKGNLTNPKNSSPQKESYSNEIGNKQSANPIVELKEVKVSLIKLPEIKKELIVSGMNENGMANVNDKTFPCTICDMLLTTERYLKRHMKKCHTAYMSSICRARYASKRLLLKHYLREHDMWVCKCCVCYQFFSSRLSLKQHLLLHCIRITLSKNDRPLSSKNMKCHSNVKRYKCKRTALKILLRSQSTEHQNDRNERKMEHQEIDDSNRKKPKEYLHVSSIENLTNRVNESKENNVGVLGKVNDRQPDQAVSVELTKPFESNNTEVSHSRNNDSIEEPIPDTPSAAGESTICNEDRQIDLLLHTNVMQSDDNYNNEITKSGIDATMNKQKYPCSICGTQFQKPENLFQHIRTYDHSFNNFCEICGLFFSKKKILKTHNNTTHNSAICSLYTLHCQFCNQGFRTENNLRIHELHYHANTITINNVRVTEFLKVSNCGINSSLPMVCNICGLSFNTFERYQLHSMYYYKGHIFPCTFCGNIFHGLNMVHRHNKLFHYPRNNSTSYKYKCSICYEGFAIESNFHAHKLHVHSNKEHIESSISNLALNSMHYNKINKSYICSKCNIEFYSIAELMIHVEYYSNRGNYLCLKCPRKCCTLSILSEHIDLTHNDNKLMIGHKCGICGEILMSDISFLYHQNHLHSDVEERQVVSFSYKYSNTDLNINNIVDNDKLMVVDKEPVVIVHDPTSSFVTLEKCNISCPICAVKFEKEVHLKKHLAEYLDFGDYQCNECQRHFVNSDLLKKHIENHLAPGMPLTKYYCTVCNENCKTSVVLESHVAHLHARVIFKDVSSKSV